Proteins encoded by one window of Swingsia samuiensis:
- the dinB gene encoding DNA polymerase IV — translation MNCRRIVHIDMDAFYASVEQRDNPSFRGRPIAVGRGAARGVVAAASYEARQFGVRSAMPSTKAQRLCPKLIFTPPRFHVYRAVSEQIHEIFARYTPLIQPLSLDEAFLDVTDHLGAYGSATLIAESIREDIKQQTNLTASAGVSYNRFLAKLASDYNKPDGLFVIPPHMGPEFVLNLTVDQFHGIGPATAQRMRALGIQTGQDLKNTDFSLLKHHFGKAAQFYHDIAHGVDERPVTPHRERKSLGTEQTYLTDLKQDHDAINALHDLTKKLWLLSLEKNISARTITLKVKYTNFKQITRANTLLKPISSLTILTDTCQSLLQPLLPLQEGVRLLGVTLSNFIPTLAESDQQQSQMLLFPDLKSL, via the coding sequence ATGAATTGCCGCCGAATTGTTCATATCGACATGGATGCGTTTTATGCTTCTGTCGAACAGCGCGATAATCCATCCTTCCGAGGGCGCCCGATCGCTGTCGGACGTGGTGCCGCACGCGGTGTCGTTGCCGCTGCTAGCTATGAAGCGCGCCAATTTGGTGTTCGTTCCGCAATGCCTTCCACAAAAGCTCAACGGCTTTGCCCAAAACTCATTTTTACACCTCCACGCTTTCACGTTTATCGTGCCGTTTCAGAACAGATCCATGAAATCTTCGCACGGTATACGCCTCTTATACAGCCCCTCTCTCTTGATGAAGCGTTTTTAGATGTTACGGATCACCTTGGCGCCTACGGCTCTGCAACTCTTATTGCCGAGAGTATCCGGGAGGATATTAAGCAACAAACCAACCTGACGGCATCTGCCGGGGTCTCATATAATCGATTTTTAGCTAAATTAGCCTCCGATTATAATAAACCTGACGGCCTCTTTGTTATTCCCCCCCACATGGGGCCTGAATTTGTTCTTAATCTAACGGTCGATCAATTCCATGGAATTGGTCCTGCAACTGCCCAGCGTATGCGGGCCTTAGGAATTCAGACGGGACAAGACCTCAAAAACACAGACTTTTCTTTATTAAAACACCATTTTGGTAAAGCCGCACAATTCTATCACGATATTGCACATGGGGTTGATGAAAGACCTGTGACCCCTCACCGGGAACGAAAATCTTTAGGAACCGAACAAACGTATCTGACAGATTTAAAGCAAGATCATGATGCAATAAATGCTTTACATGACCTTACAAAGAAGCTCTGGCTTCTTTCACTCGAAAAGAATATTTCAGCTCGTACCATCACACTGAAAGTAAAATACACTAATTTCAAACAAATAACGCGCGCAAATACTCTTTTAAAGCCAATATCATCCCTGACAATACTTACTGATACGTGCCAGTCTTTACTCCAACCCCTTCTCCCTCTTCAGGAAGGAGTGCGTTTGTTAGGGGTAACTCTATCCAATTTTATTCCAACACTCGCTGAGTCGGATCAACAACAAAGCCAGATGCTTTTATTTCCTGATCTAAAATCTCTTTAA
- a CDS encoding NUDIX domain-containing protein encodes MSIEEERKKAGFTTVSTRMAYSNPWTALREDVIIHPNGKKGLYGIVERGEFVVILPMHADGRITLIRQFRYPVGERLWELPMGMWETKPDADPIELALGELREETGLRAGEMIHVGTMYQGAGYSNQKGHVFLAKNLTRGENALEETEQDITTHDMSLAEFEALIEQGEMKCMVSLAAFGLIRSKGLI; translated from the coding sequence ATGAGCATTGAAGAAGAAAGAAAAAAAGCTGGTTTTACAACCGTTTCAACACGGATGGCGTATAGTAACCCGTGGACGGCCTTAAGAGAGGATGTGATTATCCATCCGAATGGTAAAAAAGGGCTTTATGGAATTGTGGAAAGAGGAGAGTTTGTCGTTATTCTCCCAATGCATGCCGATGGACGGATTACACTTATTCGACAGTTTCGTTACCCGGTAGGGGAGCGGTTGTGGGAATTGCCCATGGGTATGTGGGAAACCAAACCTGATGCAGATCCGATTGAGTTGGCTCTTGGAGAGTTACGCGAAGAGACGGGGTTACGTGCAGGTGAAATGATACATGTCGGAACAATGTATCAAGGAGCCGGGTATTCCAACCAGAAAGGGCATGTCTTTTTAGCAAAGAACCTGACGCGAGGGGAAAATGCGCTTGAAGAGACAGAGCAGGACATTACAACACACGACATGTCCTTAGCAGAGTTTGAGGCGCTGATCGAACAGGGCGAGATGAAATGTATGGTGTCTCTTGCGGCGTTTGGTTTAATCAGATCAAAAGGTTTGATCTGA
- a CDS encoding putative quinol monooxygenase has translation MSKSLYATMKALPEHRTKVQELLTKLAADVRAEPGCERFVVYTLENDQNLFHVEESYKDEAAFKAHMGTEHGKTFNQAIKTLVEGGASHVVFLNKVI, from the coding sequence ATGTCAAAATCCCTATATGCTACAATGAAAGCTCTTCCTGAACATCGCACAAAGGTTCAAGAACTACTAACAAAACTTGCTGCAGATGTTCGTGCTGAGCCCGGATGCGAACGTTTTGTTGTGTATACGCTCGAGAACGATCAAAATTTGTTCCACGTTGAAGAATCTTACAAAGATGAAGCCGCTTTTAAAGCCCACATGGGCACAGAACATGGGAAAACCTTCAACCAAGCCATTAAAACCCTCGTCGAAGGTGGCGCGTCCCATGTCGTTTTTCTAAATAAAGTTATTTAA
- a CDS encoding TVP38/TMEM64 family protein codes for MDKNYSSSIGEKIRDGLYNIIPWRALLSVVAMLMIVSALERLPVVHRTLENAPHWHENPHAYAWFMVFAVPYCAFGLPRQALCIAAGMAFGLWSGLSLCSLAYVLGALCAYGWARVCAPKRFRKKILDRLNKSYSWLARILHQKPFRAVLTLRLMPIGSALLVSTAAGLFELPILSFGVATFLGGIPQNLVFSLIGSGVRIGHIAQLGLAGSLFIISGILGAVLLRRAEA; via the coding sequence ATGGATAAAAATTATTCTTCATCCATTGGTGAGAAAATACGCGACGGATTGTATAATATTATTCCGTGGCGTGCTCTGTTGAGTGTAGTGGCCATGTTGATGATTGTTTCGGCTTTAGAGCGCCTGCCCGTTGTCCACAGAACGTTAGAAAACGCACCGCACTGGCATGAAAACCCACATGCTTATGCATGGTTTATGGTTTTTGCTGTGCCTTACTGTGCTTTTGGATTGCCGCGGCAAGCGTTGTGTATTGCGGCTGGTATGGCATTTGGTCTGTGGTCTGGTTTGAGCTTATGCTCATTAGCGTATGTGTTGGGTGCATTGTGTGCTTATGGATGGGCACGAGTATGTGCCCCGAAAAGGTTCAGAAAGAAAATATTGGATCGGTTGAATAAGAGTTATTCTTGGCTTGCTCGCATTTTACATCAAAAGCCTTTTCGAGCGGTTTTAACCTTGCGTCTTATGCCCATAGGTTCGGCTCTCTTGGTTTCTACCGCGGCAGGTTTGTTTGAATTGCCTATTCTTTCATTTGGTGTCGCAACTTTTTTGGGAGGTATTCCTCAGAACCTCGTTTTTTCCTTGATTGGTTCAGGGGTGCGCATTGGGCATATAGCGCAACTTGGACTGGCGGGATCTCTGTTTATTATATCCGGCATTTTAGGAGCCGTTCTATTACGCCGCGCTGAAGCGTAA